Sequence from the Lepisosteus oculatus isolate fLepOcu1 chromosome 13, fLepOcu1.hap2, whole genome shotgun sequence genome:
ATGGCCATTAAGCATAAATGGTTGTGTGGTTGTGGAAGGCTCATTACCAAAGTATTTGCAACTCGTCTCACTTGGGGTTACCATGGGGACCTAGTCATTGTTCTTTAATCCCATCTGCCTCCTTGTTTTAGGGCAGCCCCAGAGAGACAACCTATCTTGTGCCTTTCAGGTTCCTGGCACACAGCCAGCCTCCGCTGGGCACTGGCAGATTTTCGTATGTCTATTTACTGGGTTACAGTTGGATAGGCTGATGCCTTCTTGGCTCTCAAGTCACAAATCCCAGCTGATACATTATCTTCTATATTAAGGAGAGCCTTAGTTGTCATTTTAGATTCCTGGCCCAATCACGGTGACCAGGAATGTAAAAATCGCATTCATATTTCTTAAATAGTAGAATCGTATGTTTTGTACAATTTGGTTAAAATCACACTTATGCATCTTTTGTCTCATATGTACAGAGATTGTGGAAAGGTGGCaaaatatgtaatataattCAGAGTGCATTTTATCAACCTcaattttttaatgttctgtgaaAAGCTAGGAGTGGAAAAAAGTGGATGGAAAAGAACACAATGCCCTGATGTGCTAGACAATAttgtattacaaaaaataattaatgaaatcAAACAATTAATTAAATCTTACTTGTTTTGGCACTTaatatgtgaaaagaaaattaaaagaattgtTAAATTTAAAGTAATCGTTACCTTTGTAGAGATCTCTCGATACATAACAATATCTGCTCTATTGTAAAGCAATGTTCTGAACTAACAAGCATACAAGAATAAAACAACCAAATTCAAGTACAGGAAAAAGCAGTTTAATGCAGCTGACAATACAGTTTAAATACTGTTGTCTCCAAAATGTAACCTACGtagtaggtttttgttttcactACAAATTAAAGACAAGTGCTCCCTCTACTGAAAATTTACTGATATTATCACTTCTATGCAGCACAGCACCAATACAGTTTTACAAGggactttaataataataattccttacacttatatagcgcttttctggacactccactcaaagcgctttacaggtaatggggatcccctccaccaccaccaatgtgcagcatccacctggatgatgcgacggcaaccatagtgcaccagaacgctcaccacacatcagttatcagtggggaggagagcagattaatgaagccaattcatagagggggattattaggaggccatgattggtaagggctaatgggaaatttggccaggatgctggggttacacccctactctttcgagaaacgccctgggatttttaatgaccacagagagtcaggacctcatttttaggtctcatccgaaggacagtatagtgtccccgtcactttaCCGGGGCCttaggatccacatggacctcagggtgagcgccccctgctggtccttCTGACAcagcttccagcagcaacctcagtttttcccaggaggtctcccatccaggtacttaccaggctcacacctgcttagcttcattgGGCTTTAAATAGTGCCAATTTAATAGACAACATTCAAAAGAAGAAAATCTATTTTCAAAAGTGATATTTTTCTTCCTGATGTCTTACATAcaattgtgttatttaaaatggaatCTAGATCTATCTGTGCAGGAAATATATTCAGATTTATTGATAaatttgtaacctttcatatGTTCAGAAAAGCTTTCTGTTTATCAAGGGCTTACCCTTTTAAATTTTGATGAAGTCTGAGAAAGTTGAGCCACATCTTCCAGGTCCAGAAATGAAATAATACGTAGAAGCAAGTGATCAGGAAGACGATCCAGATAGTCAAACTGACCCTGACACAGATTCCGTGTGTACTCCAGAATATTGTTACCAAAAACCATGGCTACCTGAACTGAGAAATTAAGTTAAATATATTCAAATTTCAAAACTGCTCACAATACACACaaggtaagaaaaaaaatgaacccCAGTTATTAACAAAGAAAATATCAAATCAATGGACTAACTAATTTGATCAATTAATTAAGTATGCAATATGATGTCCGTCACTAGTGGAAATTCAAAAATACCTTTCTGTGGAAATGTTCATGTACACATGCTATACACAAGAAGAAACAATGACTAAACATGTACTACACAGAATCCAATAAAGTAATAACAGAAATAAGAAGAGCACTTAGTATAATCTGAGCagatattttataaaacatccTTACCCTGAAGACTGGAGTCATCTAAATAATACTGGTGGGATTCCTTAAGTTCCCCTGGTTTTGCATTCCGAAATTCACTTCGGAGAGAGATTTTCCACCACCTCCAGATTACCTCAAATTGAGAGAAAATAAGATAGACATAAAATGCAAGCTCAGACATAATGATACAAATGCACACAGAGGAGTCTAAAGTACCTGTAAGTACCCAATACTCTATACCACATTGTTAAGGCCAGAGATTCTCctttaaaatgtgaatacatATAGTTTTTTTAGGTAAATAATTGTTCAAGCAAGCATTATTGTGCCCCCccagtaaaaagtaaaacatacaaaaaaaagtaGAGATATTCTCCAtttatcttatttcatattcattcaaTATTGTCAAAGCGGACTATGACCTGTCATTAGCATTTCCCCATGTACTGGTTGCCATAGACACATTTCATCCTATATTTCAGCGGCTGTCACATGTTATTATAGTAAAAAGGGATTCTAAGATGAACAAAGACTGTCTACTGCCTCTTCTCTGGAGATTTAACCCTTTAATCATGACACTAGCCATATACCATTTACCACAATTGACCCTTTTGCTAATTAATGACAGATTTATACTGAGACTAAATATTCTTGATTTCAACTCATGCATATTTATTTCCGAACATGCCAATTAAGGGATAGAATTTCCTTTATATAGAATTTATATATGCAATTTCCAGTATAATGAAAAGCttgagaacaatacattgcagatgTCTACACACTGATATATATtgtacaaaacatactgtacatcaagaaCATTTAAGATTTTTACCCAGATACAATCTCCCACAAATTCCAGAAACTGTCAGCAATCAATCCAGAATAAAGAAGATACTGAGTTATATAGCAAATGAAAAATATCAATTCAATATTCTTATAAAATAACAACATATAtcaaaaacacattgttttggAGGATATCACTGCAGAAAgatgtattaaaatgtattaaaaataaagaccaTTTATTTCATTAATATTCTCTCAAATAAGGTGTCTTTGATGGCACGAATCAATCTAAAATCATTCAAATTTGAAATACAGAGGAAACATGATTCTTAAATTTAAACGTGCTGGCTATTTCAGGGAAAAATGTAAAATCCAAAAAACTAAGCATTAACTTGGCTGAATAATTATGttgtagaggaaaaaaaactgctgtaaaATGGGAAGATTAAACACTAAACTTGGTGAACAATGCTGAAGACAGATATTTGTGGAAGAAACTAGATGTCCATCCCTATGGACAGTAAATGAGAACTTTTTGAAGGACCTAAAAGACACTCTGGGACAATGAAAGAAGCAGTAATTTAGGAGTCTGTATCCTTCTATGTTCACTGCGCAAGGTTTTCTCTTAAGTGTTTCTTTAGATGATCTAGCAGAGACTTAGCAGGGTGCACTTTGTGCTGTTAATTTTGtatgaaaacagaaatgcaTAAGAAATCCTAGAGGATGAGGTGAAAGAGGTCATTGGGCCCATGTTGAACATCATGTGATGTCTCAAATAGAATAGATATCTTAAAATAGAACAGATGTCTAAAATAGAATCAATAGTGTATTCGAGAGGGCTAAACTACAAATTTCCACAGCTATTCCATTCACTGTTCATGAGAAGAAGAGTTCTGAAAAGCTTCCAAAATTCACAAAATCCAACATGGCAGCCAACATAACCACATTTCCCCAATATCACTCCCTTCACACAGCTATAGCCCCACTAAGGTTAGAAAAGTTCTTTTGATGTGGAAAGTGATTAGTCCACATCACCCTTCATTTGTTgaaaatgcatagaaataccACAATTGAATGAGCTCATGTTTATTGAGAAACCCACCAAAGTTCAATTGGTCTAATGCTTATAGAGGAGTTGCATTTGAAGGTGAAGGTGTATCATGAGACAATAatgttaaactttattttacataaatgctttacagaatgacaaaaacaatacacaagataaaacacaattacgaTTTACAGAGGAGACTTTGGATGGTGGTTCTAAGTATAGTAGGATActtacttatatatatatactatagtaGTATATAGGATGGAACCtcttaagtaaaggctcttctaaagaagagggttttgagtctggatttgaaggagtttagagaaggtgactctctgatatccttggagaGAGttttccagagcttgggggcataacaggagaaggccctgtcacccatagaatgtagACAGACTTGGGGAACAGATaggaaaaaagaattaaaagagcgaaggttgcaaggtggggagtagggcgataatagttcagacaggtactgaggtgccaagccatgcagagccttataggtgagcatgaggattttaaagtccacacagaatttgacaggaagccagtgcaaagacTGGCTTTCAGGCATAGCACTGATCTGTTGCATGCAAACATCCCCTAACAGTAGTTCATTGCAGTGCTTCACCACATTTGTGAAGATTGATGGAAATAACTGCAATGATGTTGGTAATGTTTAAAACGTCAGAGACATTTACAATTTTGCCTATTCTACTGTTGgtggaagaaacaaaaacaggctTCTAGTCATTCCAGCTTGGAAACTAAGATACACCTGGTTTCAAGTGGATGTGAAATGTAgacatactatatacagtaggaatatAATGTCGTTAGTGTTGGATGAAAATGGAAATTGTTCAGGTGGTTCATTCAAGGCTGCAAATCTTAAAAACTATCAACAGTTAACCCAAGGGGTTACATCCAGCTCAGCAATAAATCAGGACAGAAGATGTAtatttaaagaatgaaaaagaaagcacCATTTTTACACTGATGTGGCCTGTCTTCACATCTCAGTCAAGATGTTGAAGCCAATTCCATGGACccttcaaaacatgtttcaaacTTCGATAAGATTCTGTGATCCAGCTGGTTTTACTATAGGAACCAAACTAGTAGAAATGGTCAAATTGACAGCGTCTTTTCAAAGTAATTAACTACATGAATCTGAAAGATAAGGTTTaagttaataaaatatacagacaAACACATTCATACAACCCAATAGAAGCAAACTGTACAGATGTTTATTTACCTTCCTCAtctcaatgttttgtttttaaacgtTAAGTGCAAGATAAGCAACAAAATACACTACAGTGCGATAACTTTCTTTGCGAGTCACATTTATATTACTTACATCAGTCTTTGTTACAAGCAACTGGTAAAAGTCTTTGTTAGGTGCAGGACCCTGGCCGCTCGTTTCAAACACGGTTTCTCCCAGCAATGACGCCATGTTTAGACGCTTTGTCGTTACCACGGCAACGAAAGGGACAACGGACCACTCTTTTTagaattctaaaataaaaaacaaataaaataaaaaataaacatttgttggATTTTTATAGAAAAGGCATGCATTTACGGGGTATCTAATTAAACGTAAATGATCTCACTGACAAGGTGTAAAAAAACCGCAGAAAGCAAATAAACAGTTTGTTAATATTACAGGGTCATGACCCTGCGGAGGGATATTTCTCAGACACTTTAAGCGCAGATTAAAAGGAATAATAGATCTGTTATCTTTAATTAAAGAGGCCAAAGATGGACTCTCAtacttacatttttaatgttaaacgCCCTTAAACGTTGAATAAAAGTTGCCTTTCTCCTTGTTAAGTTAAAGTAGTTCCTGGCGGAAGAAGGGGGGCCGCTTCAGCGGAGGTATACTGCAGTTGCAGGTCCCTCAGCTGATGTGAAGGTAAGAGCTGAGAGAGTGGAGCTGCTGCACTGTCTGtaacaacaactacaacactgGAACAAATAGGTAATACCAATCGTCTATCAAGCCTTCACTAACGTTGGTGTAGTGTATTTACGGGATCGTTTGAAGGCGAGGACCTTGAAATATAAAGGTGGGGAGGTGATACAGTTTCGCGAAAAATATGGATTCCAATTGTCATCTCGAATCCTGTTCctgctttcctgtttttttcttcttgtgatGCAAGCAGTGAAAACGGGGTTCAGAGGCCATTTCGTTTTGTAATTGTACAAATTgccattttttgtttaaaaaagccaGCCATGCCCTTTCCTCTTTGTGCGAGAGAAGCGCAAAATGAATGTTTGAGATCTAGTGAGTGAATACAACGCATACTACGATGtgttaattataaatatttacgTGTCactttttttacaattaaaaattcGTGTGGTCTATTCAGCCGACTTCTCCGTCATAGCGATCgcgagaaaaaaatgaaactttgcATTGCAACACAATGTCACCTCACTGGgtgtaaaacatttgtttacGTAGCTTCTTCTCTCTGAAAATACGTCTGTTCAAGCAAACTGTCCTGACAAGAAAGCTTTATAGAGGTGCAGACATGATCAAGATATATGATACGAGACGCGTTCTTAGTAAAGCTGAGGACGTTGTAGATCTAGTTAAACTGGACCGACAGAATTCCTTCTTAAACGACCCAGATTTAATTAATTCCTTGCGTATGGAAGATCactcaacagctttttaaaccTACGTATACAGATAAAGGCCATTACGCTTTAGGTGGCTGCTCACCTTTTATTAATCTCATTTGTTGTTTTACAACCatgatttgtattttaaattgtatgatTTAAATCTATGCATCACTTTATCTAGGGCTCACTCGGGCTGTGTAAACGTCAGTGAAAGCGTTGCACAACATACAAAGATGCCGTGCTCAGTCTAGATCCTGAATCTGGATTAAGAGCCCTTTCCTGGCCATATCTGTTCAATCGAGACCGAGGCTGTTCGTAAGCGGCAAGGCCTCGGccaggaaaagaaagaaattaaaaactctTGTGTAGGTTGTCTGGACAAGTAACATTTACGTGGGTGCGAATGGGTTTGAATGAACAAAAACCAGAGTTATAAAGAAATATACTTAACTCCGAGATCGTCTGGACATATTACTAACATAAACAAAAGACGAGGAACGATCTGGCGGCCTACGTAGGGCCTTAATAATTGTCGTATTTTcagagtatttttttctttgagacCACTGGTTATTACAGTGTAAATTTATAGTTCTGTACATTAGTAAAACGTTTTTAATGAATTATAGCCTGGAGTCgaacaatgttttttctttacgtGTGGTTGAATCTCGCGTAATCATCTTTCTGGGTTTTAATGTAAGCATTTCGTAATGCTGACCTGCCTCGGATATCATGgattaaaacagtatttttactCATGACACATGTTCTTTTTCCAGAGCTTTtatcccccccctccccacaaaGACGCCTCTGACCCACACATTGTATTTACAGTTTGATCTACTGTTATTGCACTGTAAATCAGTTTCTCTTACATGTGCTTTTAAGGAACACTGGTAATACTGGGATATTTCTGAAGTTGTCAGACTAGTTCCATGTACTGGTTTAACTGTCCGAGTGGTCTCATCAGTTTAGAATTTGCATGTATACTTCTTAAGGGGttgggtactgtatatactgtttaGTTTCTATCTTGAAAATTATGAAATCAATTATAACATTCAAAAGAATGATAATCAAAAACACTGAGTGGCTGAACAAAACCACATCTGCAAGATCAAAATATTCCCCGTTAGAGTGTTAAACAGCTACTTCATAGCTCTGCAGAACAATCCAGTTTAGCTAAACTTAGACTTATTATAAGTTAATCTTCTAAACAAGGAAGCTTATTATTGCTTGTGAGATCTTCCTTTATTATTCTCATAGGGCAGTTGAGGAAGTTCTTCTGGAGGTGTTGGTGGGCCTCCACTCATAGAGCAAACTTAGCTCTCTCTAACTCAGTTGACTATAGGCGGCATCACAGACTGTCCACCCTGACTATTTCTGATAGGAACTTATGAGTCATGGTGAGAATGGGCTTCATTGCTATGCAATTTGCACCAGAAGCCCCAACGAAAAGTACATTAATCATTAGAAGGATACCATATTGGTTCCTCGGAACAATAGTGCTGCTTCATGAACAGTATGAGTAGATCAGTGTGTTAATTGAGATAATTTTATGAAGCCCTCTGTGAAAATTTTACCCTGCCATGTCATCACCAAATGTTTCTGAGACCAAAGATTGAAAGTAGTGTTCATGGGGGTCAGCATACAcatccatccagccatttttaacctctttattcaatacagagtCATATGGCAGCCGGAGCCTATGTTGGCAAGCAAACGGTggaaggcaggatataccctggatgggacgccagtccatcacaagacacacacacagacacaaacactcactcacaccagggccagctttTATCCCCAGGATCTCGTTAACCTACATtgtctttggtctgtgggaggaaacttaTGGGAACATTGGGGaacacatacaaactccacgcagctACCATCCCAGAAATTGAAGCCAGGGGCCCTAGTGCTATGAggtagcaatgttaaccactgcgctACAGTGCCTTCCTAGTGTACGTGTGTTTTGCAACTTATATTTGGACTCAAAATCCCTTAGCATCTTACTTCCATGTTGCATGGAGGACACACAGGTCTATCCTTTTAATGCTCTGTTCTCAAAGTGACACAGCTAATCAGTTGTCTGGCTTTGTTGCAAAGTAACATATAGTTGCAATTTTATTTTGGCTACTTTTTATTGGGTCACATACAGGGTATCTTGATGTAGTCAACAGTTAACGATGCTCATTGATGTCTGTGATGATTTCTGATCTCTTTGAAATACTGCAGTTTGTAGCTTGCACTTTTGCAGACAGACAATTTCATAAGTTACAGACCCTTCACAGTTAAtagaaaaacattatttatgtCATCCCAAATGATTGTTTTATGGCAAAGGGAATTTATGACATTTTAGGTACAGAACATCTTTAAACTTCATTATGTCGTACACCTGGTTATGTTGTGAGCTTAAATCACAAAGTGACTTCTGTACCCCGGTAATCCTCAAGTTAGGTTTGTCTTTGTTGAGTGTTTTGAATTTCTtcaaacaaaactgttttttattaaaaattaaaaatgaaacaatatggAAAACTAAATTTGTAAGGCCGTTAACATACAAAGACCTTGTAGaattaatctatttttaatGGAAAGGGTTGTACTGTTTGAAAAGGTTTAGCATTTCTGAGTTAACAGGAATTTTATTCTGATGTCGTATGGGGGAAAGGGATGATTGTGCTTTTGTGTGTTAGCTGTGGTTACCAGCTAGCCACCAGTGGCTTGTTTTTTAGGAGTATTGAGAAGTGGCtgttttgtaaaatgaaaaacattgagAGCAGCGAAAGTTAATAGTAAAACGTAGCAACATATCAGTGAATTTCAAACTGGAGTTATAATGTAATAACAAGTGCATTCAAATCCCCATGTCAACTGAATGATGTATGGCTGAAGTTGCATATTGCTGTTTTGAGAGATGATTCTTAAAGTTCAGCTATTAAACTTAATGTAATGAAATCAGAGACTATATGTCTTGGTTCCTGTAAAGTGCATAGtagattgttttttgtttacttgGATTTTGTACATATTGAACTTCATCAGTCATCATGATCAGCATTTAAAGTACAAAAAGCATTAACTTTGCCCTGTGTAAGTACTACTAAATATTCATCCAGATTTAGGTAAAACAATTAGCTTGTCAAGCaggaaaattacatttcagtGATTGTCTACTAGCTGTGAGTTAAAAGGTAAGTTGCTTCTTGTACTTGATTTATTTATAGCCTGTCTTCCACACTTGGGGCAGGAATGTGAACAAAAATATGCTAATGCAACAAATTATATATTTGTGAGTCACCACAGCgtctctgtctgtgtttttaGCAGATTGACAAAAACATAATTCATAACGGTTTCAACAATTCTTTAATTTATCTAGGTATATTAAAAAGGTATCAATAGCTTATCCATTATCTGCCTGAAGCTTTGGAAATATCAGTTGCTGTGCACTTTCCACATTATTCAGTTGGCAGACAGAACAGATTTGTGCTCACATTTCAAGTCAGTGGTAAGAGCCAAGGACTTGTTCTAATTATTTCCAGCAACATGGGTGCTGCATTTTGGGTAAGTGTTGATGGAGAGGAAATGGAACTGTTATTCTACTGCAAAAAAAGTTCACTGCTTGAAATCTGAAAACTTTACTGTTAGCGTTGTGGCCCTGCTGTGGAAACTGTTGGTCTTCTCTGgagtaaaattaattatttgaattCATAGATTTATTATTTACTCTTTCATTGTTATGATCACTTAAAGTTGTGAAATTGGGAGAAACTTATAATCTGTGGGCCTGTCTTGTCTTTGGATGTTAAAAGCCATTCAATACGAGTTCTTTTTGGGATGAGCTGCATTTGAAAGTGAGTACTCTCTCCAATGTTGGAAGTACCGCCATGGTACTTCCGACATTGGTGTTACAGGGGCACAAGGAAAAGACATGCTGCTATGTACTATAGCATGTTCTGAAAGTTTGCCCATCTTATCCATTGATGTAGCAGCAACAGCCATTTTTAACCTGTTTGTGTGTGTAGTTGCTTCAGTAAACGTGCTTTGTTGTTCTCTTTCAATGTCTTCATGCTCTTTCTTGTGATAATGTTCACTGGAAGCTGAAAATACACAGATTGTCCTAGCAACATCTTCACCAAGATGGTGTCAGGAtgttttgtttatatttctTACTGAGCAGAACAAATGCAAAAAGGACTTGGTCAACACAAATGCGGAATTGAATCTGTGGAAGATGAACTTTACAGCAGTAGAAACATGAAAGGAACCAAGtcctttgctgtttttttactcTAGAAAGTATCCTCCTGAATTGAGTTTGTTTTtgttagaaaacaaaacattagtgAAAAGACTTTTGGTGTTAAGTTGGACAGAATTTTTGTTTGTTAGAAAAAATTAAGGTCAAAGCCTTGAATAGCTACTGCAGTAGTTTGTGATGTGTCTTTATGCATTCATGATTTTTCCAGATCATTATCATGTTGTGCATATAACAtcaaatttataaaaatatatatcaaataATCTTAACAGGCTGTAAAACCATTTTGTTCTATTGTTCAATTTGCAATAATCCACTCGGCCCATGTACTACAACATTGTAATCACACTATGATAAAGCAGAATTGGTTTTCTTGCATGTCAGAACATGTCCTCTGTGAAACCATCATTTTCTGGGACTTCTACAGCGTTTCAGAAATAACTGCATCTTGTTTCTTTAATTCTCTGCATATTATAACTGCAGCTAGATAGGTTGAATGCTTGTCCAATGAAATCAGAAGAGATCATTGTCTGCTAAGTGTAGTTTACCAGATATTACATTACAGTAAATCAATGAATAACAGAGACATCAAACAATATATCTGAAAGGGTGGATTAACACACAAAGGATCATTTTGCAGATTTATTTAGAGTCCTTTCATTAAATATAAGTGgtaaaatgtttagttttatGGACTTAGCAGTCTAAAGTACTGGTGTGGATGGGGGATAACTTTAAAGAATGATTGACTGTGTTAGTTATGTCATTGAAATTGCTTAGAAAGCAGTTGCTCATGAAAGTTCTCAGtctaaaatgcaaattatttgggtttttttttattttggcatttaaatcatttaaactATAAGACACTTAGTTACCAACAAGTTAGCGTGTACAGATTTAATCAGTGTGTATCACAGAAACAATTAGTTGATCATCAAGTTGAGCAGACGTACTATGTAGTCAGCCCACATGTGGTGTGATGTGGCTGGgaataaaaatgcaaagctAATGCTCTTATTAGAGCTTGCTATTCAATAACCatggaaatgtaattttataaaaTCCTCTTATAGCTGTGAAATATGTAGCTCTACTATTGTAATATTGGCTATTGTAgatctaaagttttttttatgtgtataaaaaataattaatttcttattGAAAAGGGAAGAGATGTTTCTTGTTGGTTGATTTGAAAATCTGAACTATGGTAGCAGTTTGGATTTAACTTCTTAAAATATGATATACTTTAAAATCTGAATATTAGTATGGAACTATCCATAGCAAAGTTCATTAAGAGAGGCCTCAATTGGGTTTAGAAATGTAGAGGTTTGCACAAATGCTTATATTACTGCAATTTAAGTGTTAAAGGGCATTTGAGATGATGCTGATTGATAATTGAGTTACTGAAATATTAAAGTAAGTCTTATCGCAGGTTTATAGCTATGTGAGCatgttgtgtgtttctgtgcatGTTTGCTGAAGAAGTGTTACTCGATTCATGTTTGAAATTGTTTATGTACTCTAAGGGTAGCTACTTGCACAAAAGTTATTTGAATTTCCGATGAAATTGTGAAAGTGCAAATCTTGAGGGGAGAAAAAaggactacatactgtatgtaggtaaGTGGGTTTATTGATTGCGGAAAAGGCATAATTGTTTTTGCGTCAGCTGTATCATTTGTGAGTCATAGGGGCTTTCAGCTCTTCTAGAAAAAAGAgagcatttcagttttctttttaaaagtctgTTATTGTATGTACTGGGAACATCCCATGAATGGGAAGAAGCTACTCTTGGTAGACGCGTTGGATTGTGGCTGTAGTAGGTGTTGTTCCGAATAGTTAGGAGGAACTACTGGTCTGAGGTACATTTGTTAAATTATCAGTCTCAGGGTTTGTGAATGTCTGCACTCCGCTATTCCCACAGATTATTACAGTGCTCTAATTCTGTTTTGAATAAAGGTGTTAAAGTGTCACTGATGAAAACTGCATTGTTGTGTTCAAATGCAGCTGCTATTGAAAACTTGAGAAAAAGTCATTTTGACTGAAATCTAGAATGGAACAAACAGTTCTCCTAGGGCCTGAAGATGTCCTTGTAGGA
This genomic interval carries:
- the fbxo36a gene encoding F-box only protein 36, which gives rise to MASLLGETVFETSGQGPAPNKDFYQLLVTKTDVIWRWWKISLRSEFRNAKPGELKESHQYYLDDSSLQVQVAMVFGNNILEYTRNLCQGQFDYLDRLPDHLLLRIISFLDLEDVAQLSQTSSKFKRLCNSDELWEQILESYCDTVTPEMKALAREVGWKQIFFTNKLQLQMQIRRRRQKSDPNTSTE